One window from the genome of Treponema sp. OMZ 838 encodes:
- a CDS encoding valine--tRNA ligase, with the protein MEDILHTIELEKAYNPKDFEDRIYADWEKQGCFKPVKKTDGTGRYVVAIPPPNVTGVLHMGHGLNNVLQDVVVRYHRMKGDETLWIPGTDHAGIATQNVVERQLKAEGKTRHDLGREAFLKRTWEVKEKHHSIITNQLRKIGASVDWSRERFTMDEGLSYAVRTVFVTLYERGLIYRGNYLVNWCPSCGTALADDEVDHEETKGGMYHILYPLADENGAPSASEYIEIATTRPETLLGDTAVAVHPDDPRYTHLIGKKLVLPLTGRCIPIVADSYVDKEFGTGAVKITPAHDPNDWEVGKRHNLEVINILNPDGTLNAAVPEKYRGMTVKAAREAVIADLEAMGLFKEKENIKHAVGHCYRCHSVVEPYLSEQWFVKMKPLADKALAAWKKGELVFYPQKWENTYSHWMENIRDWCISRQLWWGHRIPVWYCKDCGKMTVSVEDVTECPHCKSAALKQDSDVLDTWFSSWLWPFSTLGWPEKTEDLQRYYPTSAVITAHDIIFFWVARMIMAALEFTGTVPFRDVYLHDLVRDKQGRKMSKSLGNGIDPLNIIDEYGADALKFTLTFMCTQGQDILIDNESFKLGSRFANKIWNASRYILGNLEGRRIVPVSASELTELDRWIYHTLNETVKNVRAAFEGYRYNEVGHGIYEFFWNNFCDWYVEGTKLSYKSGDDAEKDRITSVLLAVLEESLRLLHPVLPFVTEEIYRKLPEHCAAGASHRAEALITADYPVYCEERIDTVAAARFTALQNIVRLIRALRAECGIDPQLKLHIALYIEAGSPAAAAFENIDLIKLLAGLADIAFIETPAAKPANSIGTVGAGFEAFIITGTEVDRSQLAARFTKELEKEKQAVSRLTAKLSNANFTDHAPAEVVEGEREKLRQAERLIEKFTLYLHDLV; encoded by the coding sequence ATGGAAGACATATTGCACACGATAGAATTGGAAAAAGCATATAATCCTAAGGATTTTGAGGATAGAATCTATGCGGATTGGGAGAAGCAGGGCTGTTTTAAGCCGGTTAAAAAGACTGACGGTACCGGTAGATATGTCGTTGCCATTCCTCCCCCCAATGTAACCGGCGTTCTCCACATGGGACACGGTTTAAACAACGTGCTGCAGGATGTCGTTGTCCGCTATCACCGCATGAAGGGCGATGAAACGCTCTGGATACCCGGTACCGACCATGCCGGTATCGCAACGCAAAATGTGGTTGAACGCCAGCTGAAAGCGGAAGGCAAAACACGGCACGACCTCGGACGGGAAGCCTTCCTCAAACGTACGTGGGAGGTCAAAGAAAAGCACCACTCGATTATCACCAACCAGCTGCGTAAAATCGGCGCTTCCGTCGATTGGTCTCGGGAACGGTTTACGATGGACGAAGGGCTTTCCTATGCCGTCCGCACCGTATTCGTTACCCTCTATGAACGCGGGCTTATCTACCGCGGCAACTATCTGGTTAACTGGTGCCCTTCCTGCGGTACTGCGCTTGCCGATGATGAAGTTGACCATGAGGAGACCAAAGGGGGAATGTATCATATTTTATATCCCCTTGCCGATGAAAACGGTGCTCCTTCTGCGTCGGAATATATCGAAATAGCGACGACCCGTCCCGAAACGCTTTTGGGCGATACCGCCGTTGCCGTACACCCTGACGATCCCCGCTATACTCATTTAATAGGAAAGAAACTCGTGCTTCCCCTGACCGGCCGCTGTATCCCGATTGTTGCAGACAGCTATGTCGATAAGGAATTCGGGACGGGCGCCGTAAAAATAACCCCTGCCCACGACCCCAATGACTGGGAAGTCGGCAAGCGGCACAATCTCGAAGTTATCAATATATTAAACCCTGACGGTACGCTCAATGCGGCGGTACCCGAAAAATACCGCGGCATGACGGTGAAAGCCGCCCGTGAAGCGGTTATCGCCGATTTGGAGGCGATGGGCTTATTTAAAGAGAAAGAAAACATTAAACATGCCGTAGGGCATTGCTACCGCTGTCACAGCGTTGTAGAGCCGTATCTTTCGGAGCAATGGTTTGTCAAAATGAAGCCGCTTGCAGATAAAGCGCTTGCCGCGTGGAAAAAAGGCGAACTCGTGTTCTATCCGCAAAAATGGGAGAATACCTACAGTCATTGGATGGAAAATATCCGCGATTGGTGTATTTCGCGGCAGCTGTGGTGGGGGCACCGAATTCCGGTGTGGTATTGTAAAGACTGCGGTAAGATGACCGTTTCGGTAGAAGATGTAACCGAATGTCCCCACTGTAAGAGCGCCGCTCTCAAGCAGGATAGCGATGTGCTCGACACGTGGTTTTCAAGCTGGTTGTGGCCGTTCTCGACGCTCGGCTGGCCTGAAAAAACCGAAGATTTGCAGCGCTATTACCCGACCTCTGCCGTTATCACCGCGCATGATATTATCTTTTTCTGGGTTGCCCGTATGATTATGGCGGCGCTTGAATTTACCGGTACCGTTCCATTCCGAGATGTTTATCTGCATGACTTAGTGCGCGATAAACAAGGACGCAAGATGTCCAAATCGCTCGGTAACGGTATTGATCCGCTGAATATTATCGACGAGTACGGAGCCGATGCTCTTAAATTTACGCTCACCTTTATGTGCACGCAGGGGCAGGATATTCTTATCGATAACGAATCCTTTAAACTCGGCTCCCGCTTTGCCAATAAAATCTGGAATGCTTCGCGCTATATCTTAGGAAACCTCGAAGGGCGACGCATTGTTCCCGTTTCCGCCTCTGAATTAACCGAGCTTGACCGATGGATTTACCATACCCTCAACGAAACGGTTAAAAATGTGCGGGCAGCCTTTGAAGGGTACCGCTATAACGAGGTAGGGCATGGCATTTATGAATTCTTCTGGAATAATTTTTGTGACTGGTATGTTGAAGGGACAAAGCTTTCCTATAAGAGCGGAGATGATGCGGAAAAAGACCGGATAACCTCGGTACTGCTTGCCGTTTTGGAAGAATCGCTCCGGCTGCTGCACCCCGTGCTTCCTTTCGTTACCGAAGAAATTTACCGCAAACTCCCCGAACACTGTGCTGCCGGAGCTTCACACCGTGCAGAGGCGCTGATAACCGCCGATTATCCCGTCTATTGTGAAGAACGCATCGATACGGTAGCTGCTGCGCGCTTTACTGCGCTGCAAAATATCGTGCGGCTTATTCGTGCGCTCCGGGCGGAATGCGGTATCGATCCTCAGCTCAAACTGCATATCGCGCTCTATATCGAAGCAGGTTCTCCCGCGGCCGCTGCGTTTGAGAATATCGATTTAATTAAGCTATTGGCGGGACTCGCGGATATCGCGTTTATCGAAACCCCTGCCGCTAAGCCTGCAAATTCTATCGGGACGGTAGGCGCCGGCTTTGAAGCCTTTATCATTACCGGAACCGAGGTAGACCGCAGTCAATTGGCTGCGCGTTTTACAAAAGAGCTCGAAAAAGAAAAACAGGCAGTGTCCCGTTTAACGGCAAAGCTTTCGAATGCAAATTTTACGGATCATGCTCCGGCTGAGGTTGTCGAAGGGGAAAGAGAAAAGCTGCGCCAAGCGGAACGGCTGATTGAAAAGTTCACGCTGTATTTGCACGATCTCGTATAG